In Musa acuminata AAA Group cultivar baxijiao unplaced genomic scaffold, Cavendish_Baxijiao_AAA HiC_scaffold_458, whole genome shotgun sequence, a single window of DNA contains:
- the LOC135659702 gene encoding photosystem II protein D1 produces MTAILERRESTSLWGRFCNWITSTENRLYIGWFGVLMIPTLLTATSVFIIAFIAAPPVDIDGIREPVSGSLLYGNNIISGAIIPTSAAIGLHFYPIWEAASVDEWLYNGGPYELIVLHFLLGVACYMGREWELSFRLGMRPWIAVAYSAPVAAATAVFLIYPIGQGSFSDGMPLGISGTFNFMIVFQAEHNILMHPFHMLGVAGVFGGSLFSAMHGSLVTSSLIRETTENESANAGYRFGQEEETYNIVAAHGYFGRLIFQYASFNNSRSLHFFLAAWPVIGIWFTSLGISTMAFNLNGFNFNQSVVDSQGRVINTWADIINRANLGMEVMHERNAHNFPLDLAAVEVSSTNG; encoded by the coding sequence ATGACTGCAATTTTAGAGAGACGCGAAAGTACAAGCCTATGGGGTCGTTTCTGCAACTGGATAACCAGCACTGAAAACCGTCTTTATATTGGGtggttcggtgttttgatgatccctaccttattgaccgcaacttctgtatttattatcgccttcattgctgctcctccagtagatattgatggtattcgtgaacctgtttctggttctctactttatgGAAATAATATTATCTCTGGTGCTATTATTCCTACTTCTGCAGCTATAGGTTTACATTTTTACCCAATCTGGGAAGCAGCATCTGTTGATGAGTGGTTATACAATGGTGGTCCTTATGAGCTAATTGTTCTACACTTCTTACTTGGTGTAGCTTGTTACATGGGTCGTGAGTGGGAACTTAGTTTCCGTCTGGGTATGCGTCCTTGGATTGCTGTTGCATATTCAGCTCCTGTTGCAGCTGCTACTGCTGTTTTCTTGATCTACCCTATTGGTCAAGGAAGTTTCTCTGATGGTATGCCTTTAGGAATATCTGGTACTTtcaacttcatgattgtattccaggcaGAACACAACATCCTTATGCATCCATTTCACATGTTAGGTGTAGCTGGTGTATTCGGCGGCTCCCTATTCAGTGCTATGCATGGTTCCTTGGTAACCTCTAGTTTGATCAGGGAAACCACTGAAAACGAATCTGCTAACGCAGGTTACAGATTCGGTCAAGAGGAAGAGACTTATAATATCGTAGCTGCTCATGGTTATTTTGGCCGATTGATCTTCCAATATGCTAGTTTCAACAACTCTCGTTCTTTACATTTCTTCTTGGCTGCTTGGCCTGTAATTGGTATCTGGTTCACTTCTTTAGGTATTAGCACCATGGCTTTCAACCTAAATGGTTTCAATTTCAACCAATCCGTAGTTGACAGTCAGGGTCGTGTCATTAACACTTGGGCTGATATCATCAACCGTGCTAACCTTGGTATGGAAGTAATGCATGAACGTAATGCTCACAACTTCCCTCTAGACCTAGCTGCTGTCGAAGTTTCATCTACAAATGGATAA